AAGTTATTCCTCTTTTGGCAACTAAGAGCGACATAAAAGATGGTATTGTTGATGAAGGGAACACCGATCTTGGGAGGTCAAAGAAAGAAAGGTGTAGCTCTTTATTATCAGCTGTTACAGATGTTTCTTCATGCAAGAATGCTGCTAATGATTCAGATCATGCTCATAGCATTAGGAGAAAAAAGAGGAAGAATGATATGCGTACTACCAATGAAGACAAGGCTTCTGAGAGTATGCTCATATGTGACCCTCCTGCAAATGAGGCTGAATGTAGAGATGAATCTTGTGTTACTGGTGAGGGAAATCTAACAGGGGATGTAACTCCTCTTTTAGGGGAAGAACATGTTGATGCAAAGAAAATCCGTGTATCTGGTGGAGAGAACTTAGATATATCTTCAGATGCTGGACTAATGGAAGAAGGAACTGGGCATGCTGTCTTGATGGGGAATATCCCTTCTTCACCAGTTAGAACATCTTTTAGTTGTACGAGGAAAAAGCTTCTTGTTCTTGATTTAAATGGTATTCTTGTTGACATTGTTTCCAACGTGCCTGATGGATATAAAGCAGACATGTTTATTGCAAGGAAAGCTCGTAAGATTCGATACTAAAACTGACGATTGTAAAAAAGTGCTGCAACGTCGTAAAATAATTCTAACATCGATGTTTCTCTTTTCAGTTTTTAAGAGACCATTCTGTGATGATTTCTTGAAGTTTTTATTTCAGAACTTCAATGTGGGTGTCTGGTCATCAAGAACAAAGTATTTTTCCAGCCTAATAAGCTTTCTTTCTAAGTTGGCCCTCTTGAAAAGTTTGTTCATTTTCCCTTTTTTTATCCCATCTTCTAGGCAACTAATAATTATGGGCGCCTTCCTATTTAACCCGTCTTTCTGTGTAATTTTGCAGGAGAAATGTGGATAGTGTGGTGGACTTTGTCATGGGAGATATGAAAAAGAACCTGCTATTTTGTTGGGTAAGCAATTGTTTCCTACCTATTGCTGTTACCTCATTTGCTAGTACCAGAAAAACCGTGGTCAGGGTTCCTCGGAGTCAGTACTGCTTGGGATGCGTTGTATAATCCATGCTCTTTGATCAGTTCCATTTATTGCCGCCAATTATCAGAAATAGGATTAATGATTAAATGTAACTTACTAAACACGCTCTCGCTTCTCCTCTCCTCTTTTATTTTGTGGACAGGACCAATACCACTGTACTGATACAGGGTACAGCACTCTTGAAAACAGGCAAAAGCTGTTGGTATTAAAGGAGCTGAAGAAATTATGGAATAAGCATGACCGGAGTCTTCCATGGGAAAAGGGTGCATATGATGAATCAAACACGATATTGTTGGATGATTCACCGTACAAAGCCTTACGGAATCCAGTGAGTTCTTCTTGCTTTGCTTTTATCATCGTTCTTCCCTTAATCATCTCATTTTAGTAGTATTTAAATCTCATGTCCCACTTTCCTCTTCTCTTTTGTTTGTCTTCTGTAGCCCCATACTGCTATTTTCCCTCCATATAGGTTTGAGGATGCTGGTGATAAATCATTAGGTAATGCTTCCTTCAAAGCTGGCGTAAATTTTCGTTCAAAACGAGCACATTGATTAGTGGAGAACAAACAATTTTTCCATTAGATTGTTGCCCGTGTTTCAGGTGTTTTGGGAATTTGTTATCGTTAACAATTCTAACGGTGTGTTGGATATGAATCGATTTTTCTATTTAAAACAAGATTAAGTTATTGTAAAGGTCATGCTTTTTCTAGGATCTCCGTAAATTTCATCTTACTTCTCTATTATTATCGGCCTTCCTTTAAAATCTTTCCTTCGAGTCCCTATAAATACTAAAGATTATTGCTGGTACTTACTAGTGTAGTTTG
This genomic stretch from Papaver somniferum cultivar HN1 chromosome 5, ASM357369v1, whole genome shotgun sequence harbors:
- the LOC113280912 gene encoding uncharacterized protein LOC113280912, translated to MRTTNEDKASESMLICDPPANEAECRDESCVTGEGNLTGDVTPLLGEEHVDAKKIRVSGGENLDISSDAGLMEEGTGHAVLMGNIPSSPVRTSFSCTRKKLLVLDLNGILVDIVSNVPDGYKADMFIARKALFKRPFCDDFLKFLFQNFNVGVWSSRTKRNVDSVVDFVMGDMKKNLLFCWDQYHCTDTGYSTLENRQKLLVLKELKKLWNKHDRSLPWEKGAYDESNTILLDDSPYKALRNPPHTAIFPPYRFEDAGDKSLGPGGDLRVYLEGLLKAEDVQNYVEQHRFGQRAITDKNPSWGFYLRIIGRNVQSRADICSTSNQGSIS